The following are encoded together in the Drosophila biarmipes strain raj3 chromosome 3L, RU_DBia_V1.1, whole genome shotgun sequence genome:
- the LOC108034589 gene encoding cuticle protein 19.8, whose amino-acid sequence MQLLLVAASLAICGLVSGQQGVDPAYLRQYYQQLQHQQQQQAQPNDGTPIFEQNSEQTQQYVSAGQQIRIKDTVAEQIRNQQQQQGYVAPAVRDYQQYQAQPQQSAYRPPAQAAPQPPRRIQQPSYQAASPSILGSKGQHKLSLQQQQEEEEYDDQNSSYQFGFDVKDDEFTNYQNRKEIRDGSVIKGSYSVVDSDGFIRTVKYTADPKEGFKAEVIREPTDIVVKIPTPPPPTQLLRAGGHKAQQEYSSGPSKQQYQHQPQQQPQYHQYHQ is encoded by the exons atgcaactCCTGCTCGTGGCGGCCTCTCTGGCGATTTGCGGTCTTGTCAGCGGACAGCAGGGCGTGGACCCCGCCTACTTGCGGCAGTACTACCAGCAGttgcaacaccagcagcagcagcaggcccaGCCCAACGATGGCACGCCCATTTTCGAGCAGAACTCGGAGCAGACGCAGCAGTATGTCAGCGCGGGCCAGCAGATCAGGATCAAGGATACGGTGGCCGAGCAAATCCgcaaccagcagcagcagcagggatATGTGGCGCCTGCGGTGAGGGACTATCAG CAATACCAGGCCCAGCCGCAACAGTCTGCCTACCGCCCACCTGCCCAGGCTGCTCCCCAGCCTCCTCGGAGGATCCAGCAGCCCTCGTACCAGGCAGCCTCCCCCTCGATCCTCGGCTCCAAGGGACAGCACAAGCTCtcgctccagcagcagcaggaggaggaggaataCGATGAC CAAAACTCCTCGTACCAGTTCGGGTTCGACGTGAAGGACGACGAGTTCACCAACTACCAGAACCGCAAGGAGATCCGCGATGGCTCGGTGATCAAGGGCAGCTACTCGGTGGTGGACTCCGACGGCTTCATCCGCACCGTGAAGTACACGGCTGACCCCAAGGAGGGCTTCAAGGCCGAGGTCATCCGCGAGCCCACCGACATCGTGGTGAAGATCCCCACTCCCCCGCCGCCGACGCAGCTGCTCCGCGCCGGGGGCCACAAGGCCCAGCAGGAGTACAGCTCCGGGCCCAGCAAGCAGCAGTACCAGCaccagccgcagcagcagccgcagtaCCACCAGTACCACCAGTAG
- the LOC108035038 gene encoding cell division control protein 6 homolog, producing MAAVRRSTRLSSISKAAAASPLPQSTQTPRRSEVWKRRQPQKVIVDSDEEEAVTCDLTSPVSENNENRNLLNKMDKISRRRTSQVQVAAAHQLEHPKTPRSTKKTAPSAAVSRAKREQANREATIEFLDSDEEEPEADPLHGSPPKQRKLQPLPQHLISPSRLLDRLSIDERQEEEAENKTDREQEVLHQKPRNEEQQKPRAKPKATPQEDPLALPQAKPPTKLVNKPQPKLEKSQLKKQPKSPTKEESQQDNLPSPSRNKYQNARRVLNSAETQNLPGREAQLQELREFFSSHLESQTSGSLYVSGQPGTGKTACLSLLLRDPEFSKRLQRVYINCTSIASVGAVYKKLCAELQLKVSGRTERDHLEAIQRHLRTAKRMLLLVLDEIDQLCTSRQEVLYTIFEWPALPSSRILLVGIANSLDLTDRALMRLNARCELKPRLMHFPPYSKQQIVEIFKSRLAEAEVLDVFPPVTLQLLAAKVSAISGDVRRALDIGRRVVEIAEQQKRDGEKEFNMKALQLEGKEAVEAKEKQDTLKPVQVTQVAAVLNKVYGASQNLEEDIEASFPLQQKLMLCTLVLMLRNERNKDISMGRLHEVYRRVCAKRNILALDQAEFTGTVDLVETRGILRIMRKKEPRLHKVLLQWDEEEVHAALSDKQLIASILSDTSCLSK from the exons ATGGCCGCCGTACGTCGCTCCACGCGCCTGAGCAGCATCAGCAAGGCGGCCGCCGCCTCGCCTCTGCCGCAGTCGACGCAGACGCCGCGTCGCTCGGAAGTTTGGAAACGCAGGCAGCCGCAAAAAGTGATCGTCGAcagcgacgaggaggaggcggtgaCCTGTGACCTGACCAGCCCCGTTTCAGAGAACAACGAGAACCGCAACCTGCTGAACAAGATGGACAAGATCTCCCGGCGCAGGACCTCGCAGGTGCAGGTGGCTGCGGCCCATCAGCTGGAGCACCCAAAGACGCCACGCAGCACAAAGAAAACAGCCCCATCAGCTGCTGTTTCGCGGGCCAAACGCGAGCAGGCCAACCGCGAGGCCACCATCGAATTCTTGGATAGCGATGAGGAGGAGCCGGAGGCCGATCCGCTCCATGGCTCGCCGCCCAAGCAGCGGAAGCTGCAGCCACTGCCACAGCACCTGATCAGTCCTTCGCGGCTGCTGGACAGGCTTAGTATTGACGAAcgccaggaggaggaggcggagaaCAAGACTGACAGGGAGCAGGAGGTGCTCCACCAGAAGCCCCGAAACGAGGAGCAACAGAAGCCACGTGCAAAGCCTAAAGCCACCCCGCAGGAGGATCCTCTTGCTCTGCCGCAGGCGAAACCTCCCACCAAGCTGGTAAACAAACCCCAACCGAAGCTGGAGAAATCCCAGCTCAAGAAGCAGCCAAAATCCCCCACCAAAGAGGAAAGCCAACAGGATAACCTGCCCTCGCCCTCCCGCAACAAGTACCAAAACGCAAGACGAGTGCTAAACAGTGCCGAGACCCAAAACCTGCCAGGGCGAGAGGCGCAACTTCAGGAACTCCGAGAATTCTTCAGCAGCCATTTGGAAAGCCAGACCTCCGGCAGCCTATATGTCTCCGGACAGCCGGGCACAGGGAAGACCGCCTGCCTGTCGCTGCTACTGAGAGATCCGGAGTTCTCTAAGCGTCTGCAGCGCGTCTACATCAACTGCACCAGCATTGCCAGCGTGGGAGCCGTTTACAAGAAGCTCTGCGCCGAGCTCCAGCTGAAAGTCAGCGGACGCACCGAAAGAGACCACTTGGAGGCCATACAGCGTCATTTGAGGACGGCTAAGCGAATGCTTCTGCTGGTGCTGGACGAGATCGATCAGCTGTGCACCAGCAGGCAGGAGGTGCTGTACACGATCTTTGAGTGGCCTGCCCTGCCCAGCTCCAGGATACTGCTAGTGGGCATTGCCAATAGCTTGGATCTCACAGACCGAGCCCTGATGCGACTGAATGCCCGGTGCGAGCTGAAGCCCCGGCTGATGCACTTTCCGCCCTACTCCAAGCAGCAGATCGTGGAGATCTTCAAGTCGCGCCTGGCCGAGGCGGAGGTGCTGGACGTCTTCCCGCCCGTCacgctgcagctgctggcgGCCAAGGTGAGCGCCATTAGCGGGGATGTGCGAAGGGCCCTGGACATTGGAAGACGTGTGGTCGAGATTGCAGAGCAGCAGAAACGCGACGGCGAAAAGGAGTTCAACATGAAGGCTCTGCAGCTGGAGGGCAAGGAGGCAGTGGAGGCCAAAGAGAAACAAG ACACTCTGAAGCCCGTTCAGGTCACCCAAGTGGCTGCTGTGCTGAACAAAGTCTATGGGGCCTCGCAGAATCTGGAGGAGGACATCGAGGCCTCCTTCCCGCTGCAGCAGAAGCTGATGCTGTGCACCCTGGTGCTGATGCTGCGCAACGAGCGCAACAAGGACATCAGCATGGGTCGCCTGCACGAGGTGTACAGGCGGGTGTGCGCCAAACGCAACATCCTGGCCCTGGACCAGGCGGAGTTCACGGGCACCGTGGATCTGGTGGAGACGCGGGGCATCCTGCGCATCATGCGCAAGAAGGAGCCGCGCCTGCACAAGGTGCTGCTGCAGTGggacgaggaggaggtgcATGCGGCCCTGAGCGACAAGCAGCTGATCGCCTCGATCCTCAGCGACACCAGCTGCCTGAGCAAGTGA